The Psychrobacter sp. LV10R520-6 genome includes a region encoding these proteins:
- the rpsR gene encoding 30S ribosomal protein S18 — MARFYRRRKFCRFTAEGITHIDYKDVELLKQYISENGKIVPSRITGTSTKYQRQLATAIKQARFLALLPYTDNHQ, encoded by the coding sequence ATGGCACGTTTCTATCGCCGTCGCAAATTCTGCCGTTTCACTGCTGAAGGCATCACTCACATCGATTATAAAGATGTTGAGTTGCTAAAACAGTATATCAGTGAGAATGGCAAAATCGTACCTAGCCGTATTACAGGTACATCTACTAAATATCAGCGTCAATTAGCTACTGCTATCAAGCAAGCTCGCTTTCTTGCGCTACTTCCGTATACTGACAACCATCAGTAA
- the glpK gene encoding glycerol kinase GlpK gives MAGYILALDQGTTSSRAILYDDHARPIKMAQKPTTLQTPKAGYVEQDAQQIWQTQISCAHDVINQAGLLATDVTSIAITNQRESIVIWDKQTGKALAPAIIWQDRRTASYCKNLADESVGDSTDNSNEKMAQEVQRITGLRLDPYFSASKIAWLLEHNPNIKARASSGQIAVGTIDSWLMYQLTGGEHVIDITNASRTLLYDIHKLSWSDELCARFEIPMTILPKVLPSDGDFGKTKKGLFAKQIPIHAVLGDQQAALFGQGCLDAGMAKNTYGTGCFMLMNIGQTPKLSEHQLLTTIAWQRKAMPSRADNLSINQLMQSGKRMLQAPNSRSGREVTYALEGGVFMAGAIVQWLRDNLGMIKQSCDVESLALQVDSSEEVVVLPAFTGLGAPYWRSDISASISGMSRGTTKAHIARAALEAVAYQTYDVLVAMQKDSPHPLTELRVDGGAANNDLLMQFQADLLGVPVLRPKDTEITAKGAALLAGLKSGLYDEATMKASWQVDRIFEPSMSADNREQHLNKWQQAIKRALIDI, from the coding sequence ATGGCAGGGTATATTTTGGCGTTAGACCAAGGGACAACATCGAGTCGAGCGATTTTATATGATGACCATGCGCGTCCGATTAAAATGGCGCAAAAGCCAACGACGCTACAAACTCCAAAAGCTGGCTATGTGGAACAAGATGCGCAACAGATTTGGCAGACTCAAATCAGCTGCGCTCATGATGTGATTAATCAAGCAGGGCTACTAGCAACCGATGTCACCAGCATTGCGATTACCAATCAGCGTGAGTCGATTGTCATTTGGGATAAGCAAACGGGCAAAGCTTTGGCACCCGCAATTATTTGGCAAGATCGACGTACGGCAAGCTATTGTAAAAATCTGGCCGATGAGAGTGTCGGTGATAGTACTGATAATAGCAATGAGAAAATGGCGCAAGAAGTACAACGTATCACTGGCTTGCGGCTAGACCCTTATTTTAGTGCCAGTAAAATTGCGTGGCTACTTGAGCATAATCCTAATATTAAAGCTCGTGCAAGCAGTGGCCAGATAGCGGTTGGTACGATTGACAGCTGGCTGATGTATCAACTGACCGGTGGCGAGCATGTCATTGATATCACCAATGCCTCACGGACCTTATTATATGATATTCATAAATTGTCATGGTCGGATGAGCTGTGCGCACGTTTTGAGATACCGATGACGATATTACCCAAAGTACTGCCTTCTGATGGTGACTTTGGCAAAACTAAAAAAGGGCTGTTCGCTAAGCAAATTCCTATTCACGCGGTATTAGGCGATCAGCAAGCTGCGCTCTTTGGGCAAGGTTGTCTTGATGCTGGTATGGCCAAAAATACTTATGGTACCGGCTGCTTCATGCTCATGAATATCGGTCAAACACCTAAGCTGAGTGAACATCAATTGCTAACTACCATAGCTTGGCAACGAAAAGCCATGCCTAGCCGTGCGGATAATTTGTCCATTAATCAACTTATGCAGTCCGGCAAGCGTATGCTACAAGCGCCTAATTCTAGGTCTGGACGTGAAGTTACCTATGCGTTGGAAGGTGGTGTATTTATGGCCGGCGCAATCGTACAATGGCTGCGTGATAATCTGGGTATGATTAAACAAAGCTGCGATGTCGAATCTTTAGCGTTGCAAGTAGACAGTAGTGAGGAGGTAGTAGTTTTACCTGCATTCACAGGGCTTGGTGCCCCTTATTGGCGCTCTGATATCAGTGCCAGTATTAGTGGCATGAGCCGCGGTACCACCAAAGCGCATATTGCACGAGCGGCCTTAGAAGCGGTTGCTTATCAGACTTATGATGTATTAGTTGCGATGCAAAAGGACAGTCCTCATCCTCTCACCGAGCTAAGAGTTGATGGCGGCGCGGCTAATAATGATTTACTAATGCAGTTTCAAGCAGACTTACTTGGTGTGCCCGTACTGCGACCCAAAGATACCGAAATTACCGCTAAAGGTGCGGCTTTATTGGCGGGTCTAAAAAGTGGCTTATATGATGAGGCAACGATGAAAGCATCATGGCAAGTCGATCGTATATTTGAGCCGAGTATGTCAGCTGATAACCGCGAGCAGCATCTTAATAAATGGCAACAGGCCATCAAAAGAGCATTAATAGATATATAA
- the rpsF gene encoding 30S ribosomal protein S6: MRHYEVVLIVHPDQSDQVVGMVERYIKLVQDNNGIIHRLEDWGRRQLAYPIDKIHKAHYLLFNIETNGETLAELEELFRYNDAIIRSLVMRRDDAITEESQLAKNADEKRARKATTTTSRRPDSRNDENDDDNNDNSED, from the coding sequence ATGCGACATTACGAAGTGGTGTTAATTGTACACCCAGACCAAAGCGACCAAGTGGTTGGCATGGTTGAACGCTACATTAAGCTAGTTCAAGACAATAACGGTATCATCCACCGTTTAGAAGACTGGGGTCGTCGTCAACTGGCTTACCCAATCGACAAGATACATAAAGCTCATTACCTGTTATTCAATATTGAAACTAACGGTGAGACTTTAGCTGAGCTTGAAGAATTATTCCGTTATAATGACGCGATCATTCGTAGCCTAGTCATGCGCCGTGACGACGCAATCACTGAAGAGTCGCAGTTAGCTAAGAATGCCGATGAAAAACGTGCACGCAAAGCTACTACTACTACTAGCCGTCGTCCAGACAGTCGTAATGACGAGAATGACGACGACAATAACGACAACAGTGAAGACTAA
- a CDS encoding TetR/AcrR family transcriptional regulator encodes MSEYKDDKIEDVLVDSELAKKLVPNKFKFTSQQGRVRRQKLLMGAKKLSKTHSINDITLAAVCEEAGIPRASAYHFFPNIEAIFLALRFLNAIEILEILTTVETVDFDRWQGYLNALISRCVDIYHNDTTKAKLIYDTNTPDFEGDSFGEDMDHQIVDLVYKRLSERYQMPKFEDIQDTLLIAYSIVNSIFTLSYRRHGSITDNYLQEANTASIAYLRCYLPEKLPRKNR; translated from the coding sequence ATGAGTGAGTACAAAGACGACAAAATAGAAGATGTGTTGGTAGATTCAGAGCTAGCAAAAAAACTGGTACCCAATAAGTTTAAGTTTACCAGTCAGCAGGGTCGCGTACGCCGTCAAAAACTATTAATGGGTGCCAAAAAACTGAGTAAAACTCATTCTATTAACGATATTACCTTGGCTGCTGTGTGCGAAGAAGCGGGTATTCCAAGAGCTTCTGCCTATCATTTCTTTCCTAATATCGAAGCAATATTCTTAGCGTTGCGTTTTTTGAACGCTATTGAAATCCTAGAAATATTAACGACCGTTGAAACTGTTGATTTTGATAGATGGCAAGGGTATTTGAACGCTCTAATTAGCCGCTGCGTAGATATCTATCATAATGATACCACCAAAGCCAAACTGATCTACGATACCAATACACCAGATTTTGAAGGCGATAGCTTCGGTGAAGATATGGACCATCAAATTGTTGATTTAGTATATAAGCGTCTATCAGAGCGCTATCAAATGCCAAAGTTTGAAGATATTCAGGACACTTTACTGATTGCGTATAGCATTGTGAACAGTATCTTTACTTTGTCTTATCGTCGTCACGGTAGTATCACAGATAATTATCTACAAGAAGCCAATACAGCGTCTATCGCTTATCTACGCTGCTATCTGCCAGAAAAGTTACCCCGTAAAAATCGTTAA
- the sthA gene encoding Si-specific NAD(P)(+) transhydrogenase: MYHPDLVNPLDDTRIDVKSSFNKDAKFLKDDKHKFEYDAVVLGAGPAGEAAAMKLVKSGKKVAVIDPREQVGGNSTHVGTIPSKALRQSVFNLINFRRDPMFTKAMDYHQVPLNKVLANARQVIRQQVSTHARFYERNQIEVIHGWASFVDAHTLRIETDENTFETITFNKAIITVGSRPYRPEILDFNHPRVFDSDKILQMDYVVKKIIIYGAGVIGCEYASIFTGLGYKVDLINNQGQLLSYLDSEISDAIAHDFRQFGVLIRSNEEIDYLETHDDYVILHLKSGKKIKSDAILWSNGRSGNTEGLNVEAVGLKANSRGQLKVDDTYRTEVENVYAAGDVIGWPSLASAAYDQGRCAAAFMVGDSDAEPVSSVPTGIYTIPEISCIGKTEQELTDEKVPYEVGRAFFKHLARAQIIGERTGVLKILFHRETLEVLGIHCYGNHASEIIHIGQAVMKCNATLEYFVNTTFNYPTMAEAYRVAALNGLNRVF; the protein is encoded by the coding sequence ATGTACCACCCTGATTTGGTCAATCCGCTCGATGATACCCGAATCGATGTCAAATCTAGCTTTAATAAAGACGCAAAATTCCTAAAAGATGACAAGCATAAGTTTGAGTATGATGCCGTCGTATTAGGTGCCGGTCCTGCTGGTGAAGCGGCTGCGATGAAGTTGGTCAAATCTGGCAAAAAAGTAGCGGTCATTGATCCGCGTGAGCAAGTCGGCGGTAACTCTACCCACGTCGGTACGATTCCGAGTAAAGCGCTGCGCCAATCAGTATTTAACTTGATTAACTTTCGCCGTGACCCGATGTTCACCAAAGCGATGGATTATCATCAAGTACCACTCAACAAAGTACTGGCCAATGCGCGTCAAGTGATTCGCCAGCAAGTTAGCACGCACGCGCGATTTTATGAGCGTAACCAGATTGAAGTCATTCACGGCTGGGCAAGTTTCGTTGACGCCCATACCTTACGAATTGAAACTGACGAAAATACCTTTGAAACCATCACTTTTAATAAAGCCATAATTACCGTAGGTAGCCGCCCTTATCGACCTGAGATTCTAGACTTCAATCATCCGCGCGTTTTTGACTCTGACAAAATCCTGCAAATGGATTATGTGGTCAAAAAAATTATTATTTACGGCGCGGGCGTGATCGGTTGTGAGTACGCTTCTATCTTCACAGGGCTGGGCTATAAAGTTGACTTGATTAATAACCAAGGCCAGTTGCTCAGTTATCTTGATAGCGAGATCAGTGACGCTATTGCCCATGACTTTAGACAATTTGGCGTGCTCATTCGTAGCAATGAAGAGATTGACTATCTTGAGACTCATGATGACTATGTCATTTTGCATCTAAAAAGTGGTAAAAAAATCAAATCCGATGCGATCTTGTGGTCAAATGGACGCTCAGGTAACACTGAAGGCTTAAATGTAGAAGCGGTTGGGCTCAAAGCCAATAGCCGTGGTCAGTTAAAAGTGGACGACACTTATCGTACTGAAGTGGAAAATGTCTATGCAGCTGGTGACGTTATTGGTTGGCCATCACTGGCATCCGCCGCCTATGATCAAGGTCGCTGTGCCGCCGCCTTTATGGTTGGTGACAGTGATGCCGAACCCGTCTCTAGCGTACCAACAGGCATTTATACCATTCCTGAAATCTCATGTATTGGTAAAACTGAGCAAGAGCTAACTGATGAGAAAGTCCCTTATGAAGTCGGGCGAGCGTTCTTTAAACACTTGGCACGCGCTCAAATCATTGGTGAACGTACGGGCGTATTAAAAATATTATTCCATCGTGAGACACTTGAGGTTTTAGGTATTCATTGCTACGGCAACCATGCTTCAGAGATTATTCATATTGGACAAGCCGTTATGAAATGTAATGCCACTCTTGAGTATTTTGTGAATACTACCTTTAACTACCCAACCATGGCAGAAGCATATCGGGTAGCGGCATTGAATGGTCTCAACCGCGTATTTTAA
- a CDS encoding pyruvate, water dikinase regulatory protein, giving the protein MYANNPSEQDKPTIQNRHALSLDNSQTIRSAFFISDGTAITAETLGRSILSQFASVPFETRVLPYVDSLERAEDAVEQINMAYQRDGLLPLVFDTIVNPDIREKINSAHGCNLDMYEGLIGRIAEETGVEPDGHSGHAHDNVDSETYKERIDAVHFALDNDDGARTRHYSMADIILIGVSRSGKTPTSLYLALQFGIRAANYPLTEDDLYDNQLPKALREHKDKLFGLIIDTDRLVKIRQERRAGSRYSSYQQCQQEQRAIQGIYTSQGIPSLDVSEMSVEEIATRILQMTGLKRRIG; this is encoded by the coding sequence ATGTACGCTAACAATCCGTCCGAACAGGATAAGCCCACTATTCAAAACCGCCATGCATTAAGCTTAGACAACTCGCAAACCATAAGAAGTGCATTTTTTATCTCTGATGGTACCGCCATTACTGCTGAGACTTTGGGCCGTTCTATATTAAGTCAGTTTGCCTCGGTGCCTTTTGAGACGCGGGTGTTGCCGTATGTGGATAGCCTAGAGCGGGCTGAAGATGCGGTCGAGCAAATCAACATGGCCTATCAACGTGATGGTCTGCTGCCGTTGGTGTTCGATACTATTGTTAATCCTGATATCCGCGAAAAGATTAACTCGGCGCATGGCTGTAATTTGGATATGTATGAGGGTTTAATCGGGCGTATCGCTGAAGAAACGGGCGTTGAGCCTGATGGCCACTCAGGTCATGCGCATGATAATGTCGACTCTGAGACCTACAAAGAACGTATCGATGCGGTACATTTTGCTTTAGATAATGATGATGGCGCACGCACTCGCCATTATAGTATGGCTGATATTATTCTGATTGGGGTCTCACGCTCGGGCAAAACACCGACGTCATTATATTTGGCCTTACAATTTGGTATTCGCGCGGCTAACTATCCGCTGACCGAAGATGATTTATATGACAATCAGCTACCAAAGGCGCTACGTGAGCATAAAGACAAACTGTTCGGTCTTATTATTGATACCGATCGCTTGGTTAAAATTCGGCAAGAGCGCCGCGCGGGCAGTCGCTATTCGAGCTATCAGCAGTGTCAGCAAGAGCAGCGTGCCATACAAGGTATTTATACCTCGCAAGGTATTCCGAGTCTCGATGTCTCAGAGATGTCAGTTGAAGAGATTGCCACCCGTATCCTACAGATGACGGGTCTTAAGCGCCGTATTGGTTAA
- the ppsA gene encoding phosphoenolpyruvate synthase, with translation MAAHSTALVINLDQLGKNDIETVGGKNASLGEMISHLSDLGVSVPGGFATTSDAFNRFLTETGLLDKINSELKELDVNDVNKLAVTGKKIRNWIVEQELPKDLEQEVRKSFEEMSDGKDIAVAVRSSATAEDLPDASFAGQQETFLNIRGIDNVLIAIKEVFASLYNDRAISYRVHKGFEHEGVALSAAVQRMVRSETGAAGVMFTLDTESGFDQVVFITSSYGLGEMVVQGAVNPDEFYISKQLLTKGKPAIIRRNLGSKQKKMIYGDEGNTAKSVKVVDVEKQERMQFSLSTEELTSLAKQAMTIEKHYGQAMDIEWAKDGDTNEIFIVQARPETVKSRQDSNVMERYVINTTGAKVLCEGRSIGQRIGSGKVRIVDNLNEMDKVQDGDVLVSDMTDPDWEPVMKRASAIITNRGGRTCHAAIIARELGVPAIVGCGNATELLVDGQDVTASCAEGDTGFIYESQIDFEVKTNSIESMPDLAFKIMMNVGNPDRAFSFTQMPNEGIGLARLEFIINRMIGVHPKALLNMNSLPREVAQAITERIAGYASPVDFYIDKLVEGISTLAVAFMDQPVIVRMSDFKSNEYANLLGGKLYEPSEENPMLGFRGASRYVSDNFRDCFELECKALKRVRDEMGLTNVEIMIPFVRTVDEAAQVIELLEKNGLKRGENGLRVIMMCELPTNALLAEEFLEHFDGFSIGSNDLTQLTLGLDRDSGIVSHLFDERDPAVKKLLSMAIDACRKADKYIGICGQGPSDHPDLAYWLMEQGISSVSLNPDSVLDTWFFLAGEEVQ, from the coding sequence ATGGCAGCGCACTCTACAGCACTTGTAATCAATCTTGATCAGCTAGGAAAAAACGACATTGAGACGGTTGGTGGTAAGAACGCCTCGCTTGGCGAGATGATCAGCCATCTATCTGATTTAGGCGTTAGTGTTCCAGGCGGCTTCGCCACTACCTCAGATGCATTCAATCGCTTTTTGACTGAAACCGGTTTACTTGACAAAATTAATAGCGAGCTTAAAGAATTAGACGTTAATGATGTTAATAAACTGGCTGTTACTGGTAAAAAAATTCGTAACTGGATTGTTGAACAAGAATTACCAAAAGATTTAGAGCAAGAAGTGCGTAAATCATTCGAAGAAATGAGTGATGGCAAAGATATTGCTGTCGCAGTGCGCTCTTCTGCAACTGCTGAAGATTTACCAGATGCCTCATTTGCCGGTCAGCAAGAAACTTTTTTGAACATTCGTGGCATTGATAACGTTCTTATTGCTATTAAAGAAGTATTTGCCTCATTATATAATGACCGTGCCATCTCTTACCGTGTCCATAAAGGCTTTGAGCATGAAGGCGTTGCCCTATCTGCTGCTGTACAGCGTATGGTACGTTCAGAGACTGGCGCGGCTGGCGTCATGTTTACGCTAGATACTGAAAGTGGCTTTGACCAAGTGGTGTTTATTACTTCAAGCTACGGCTTGGGCGAAATGGTTGTCCAAGGTGCGGTTAACCCAGATGAATTCTATATATCAAAACAGCTATTAACCAAGGGTAAGCCTGCGATTATTCGTCGCAATCTAGGCAGCAAGCAGAAGAAAATGATTTATGGCGATGAAGGCAATACTGCTAAATCGGTCAAAGTTGTTGACGTTGAAAAACAAGAGCGTATGCAGTTCTCTTTATCAACTGAAGAGCTGACTTCACTTGCCAAGCAAGCGATGACTATCGAAAAGCATTATGGTCAAGCGATGGATATCGAATGGGCAAAAGACGGCGATACCAATGAAATCTTTATCGTTCAAGCTCGTCCAGAAACGGTTAAGAGCCGCCAAGACAGCAATGTCATGGAACGCTACGTCATTAATACCACTGGTGCTAAAGTATTATGCGAAGGTCGTTCAATCGGTCAACGTATTGGTTCTGGTAAAGTACGTATCGTTGATAACTTGAACGAAATGGACAAAGTACAAGACGGAGACGTACTTGTTTCAGACATGACCGATCCTGATTGGGAACCCGTTATGAAGCGTGCCTCAGCCATTATCACTAACCGTGGTGGGCGTACTTGTCACGCGGCGATTATCGCTCGTGAGCTTGGCGTTCCCGCTATCGTTGGTTGTGGTAATGCTACTGAGCTATTGGTTGACGGTCAAGACGTCACCGCTTCTTGTGCTGAAGGGGATACGGGCTTCATTTATGAAAGCCAGATTGATTTTGAAGTAAAAACTAACTCTATTGAGTCTATGCCTGATCTGGCATTTAAAATCATGATGAACGTCGGTAACCCAGACCGCGCCTTCTCATTTACCCAAATGCCAAACGAAGGTATTGGTCTTGCGCGTCTTGAATTTATCATCAACCGTATGATTGGTGTGCATCCAAAAGCTCTATTGAATATGAACAGCCTACCACGTGAAGTGGCGCAAGCGATTACCGAACGTATTGCAGGTTATGCTTCACCAGTAGACTTCTATATTGATAAATTGGTTGAAGGTATCTCAACTCTAGCCGTTGCCTTTATGGATCAGCCCGTTATCGTTCGTATGTCAGATTTCAAATCAAACGAATACGCTAACTTACTTGGTGGTAAATTATACGAGCCATCAGAAGAAAACCCAATGTTGGGCTTCCGTGGTGCGAGCCGCTATGTCTCTGATAACTTCCGTGACTGCTTTGAGCTTGAATGTAAAGCGCTTAAGCGTGTTCGTGATGAGATGGGCTTGACCAACGTCGAGATTATGATTCCATTCGTTCGTACGGTTGATGAAGCCGCTCAAGTGATTGAGCTGCTCGAGAAAAACGGTCTAAAACGTGGCGAAAATGGCCTACGTGTTATCATGATGTGCGAGCTACCAACCAACGCCTTGTTAGCAGAAGAGTTCCTAGAACACTTCGATGGCTTCTCGATTGGTTCTAACGACTTAACGCAATTGACCCTTGGTCTTGACCGTGATTCAGGTATCGTTTCACATCTGTTTGATGAGCGTGATCCTGCGGTCAAAAAGCTGTTGTCTATGGCGATTGATGCGTGCCGCAAAGCAGACAAATACATCGGTATCTGTGGTCAAGGTCCATCAGACCATCCAGACCTTGCTTACTGGCTCATGGAGCAAGGTATCAGCTCAGTGTCACTTAACCCTGACTCAGTGCTCGATACTTGGTTCTTCTTAGCAGGTGAAGAAGTACAATAA
- the rplI gene encoding 50S ribosomal protein L9 translates to MQVILLQRIVNLGKLGETVDVKPGYGRNFLIPHGKALPATAVNIEKFEARRAELEAEEAVELNAAQERADALTDVNVIMRAKSGDEGKLFGSIGTRDIAEALTNSGLEVDRSEVKLPEGALRQVGEYNVDIQLHHDVIASILVTILSEDGDDQDLAVEEDQNEDDYSEE, encoded by the coding sequence ATGCAAGTTATTTTGTTACAGCGTATCGTCAACCTTGGTAAACTCGGTGAAACTGTCGATGTGAAACCAGGTTACGGACGTAACTTTCTTATCCCTCATGGCAAAGCGTTACCTGCAACTGCAGTTAACATTGAAAAGTTCGAAGCACGTCGTGCTGAACTTGAAGCCGAAGAGGCAGTAGAGCTTAACGCCGCTCAAGAACGTGCTGATGCATTAACTGATGTTAATGTTATCATGCGCGCCAAATCAGGCGACGAAGGCAAACTATTCGGTTCTATCGGTACTCGCGATATTGCTGAAGCGTTGACCAATTCAGGCCTAGAAGTTGACCGCTCTGAAGTTAAACTTCCAGAGGGTGCTTTACGTCAAGTTGGCGAATATAACGTTGATATCCAGCTACATCATGACGTTATTGCTAGCATCTTAGTGACTATCCTATCTGAAGATGGTGATGACCAAGATCTAGCAGTAGAAGAAGATCAAAATGAAGACGACTATTCTGAAGAGTAA
- a CDS encoding RDD family protein: MQIFLARNNVQAGPYDLDQLNIMLASGEVTLDDLVWHDGLDQWQRVGNLTGNQHTYRPTVVPNTSITNDSIVNNVTVFPEDSDTNPNGKSNQDGKKLSIDKLYGKPERPKPDAKNSKADMTSNRHQTPHNNVTLNKSSAAKPTSGKDKVVGNMILAPIMSRILATAINALMYLLAIFPLVMALTKMDVDYSKFQDIQNMDAAYQYSMTLMESVPSTTLMMSQVLVFGLFALQLIFITLRGQSLGKLITGIRVVDQTTHRLPSFIKLIGIRTLLLFVIYNLLFSFTSFLGFVVIGIHYYMASKSPENIGWHDKLAKTLVVKADSSQLVKQPKIK; encoded by the coding sequence ATGCAGATTTTCCTTGCTCGAAATAATGTACAAGCGGGTCCCTATGATTTGGATCAACTTAATATCATGTTGGCGTCTGGCGAAGTAACGCTTGATGACTTAGTATGGCATGACGGTTTAGATCAATGGCAGCGTGTTGGCAACTTAACCGGTAATCAACATACTTACCGTCCTACTGTTGTGCCTAATACTTCCATTACTAACGACTCTATCGTTAATAATGTGACTGTATTTCCTGAAGATTCTGATACCAATCCAAACGGAAAAAGTAATCAGGATGGCAAAAAACTGTCTATTGATAAACTTTACGGTAAGCCTGAACGGCCAAAACCTGACGCTAAGAATAGCAAAGCTGACATGACAAGCAATCGTCATCAAACGCCACATAACAATGTGACCTTGAATAAGTCTAGCGCTGCCAAACCTACTTCAGGTAAGGATAAGGTAGTCGGTAATATGATACTGGCGCCTATCATGTCGCGAATATTAGCCACCGCAATCAATGCTTTGATGTATTTATTAGCGATTTTTCCGCTGGTGATGGCATTGACTAAAATGGATGTAGACTACAGTAAGTTTCAAGACATCCAAAATATGGACGCCGCTTACCAGTATTCAATGACTCTAATGGAGAGTGTTCCAAGCACCACCCTGATGATGTCACAAGTGCTAGTGTTTGGTCTGTTTGCTTTGCAGCTGATATTTATAACATTACGTGGTCAATCGTTAGGGAAGCTAATTACCGGCATTCGGGTCGTGGATCAAACCACTCATCGTCTACCGTCTTTTATTAAACTTATCGGTATTCGCACCTTGCTGTTGTTTGTTATTTATAACTTACTGTTTTCGTTCACCAGCTTTTTAGGTTTTGTGGTCATTGGGATACATTATTATATGGCGTCTAAAAGCCCTGAAAATATCGGCTGGCATGATAAGTTAGCTAAGACTTTAGTAGTCAAAGCAGACAGCAGTCAATTGGTTAAACAGCCCAAAATAAAATAA